GCCGCCTTTGCAAAAGGAAAAACGACCTTAAAAGGACTCGGTAATCTAAAAATCAAAGAATCCGACCGCCTTTCCGCTCTCGCCACAGAACTCCAACGCATGGGTGTGAAAGTAAAAAAACTCAAAGACGGCCTAATCATCTTCGGAAATCCAAAATCCCTTCACCCCGCCACGATCGAAACCTATAACGACCACCGCATGGCCATGTGCTTTGGAATGGCAGGATGCGTACTCCCCGGGCTCGTGATTAAAAATCCGAGCTGTGTAGGAAAAACGTATCCGGGGTTTTGGGAGGATCTTAAAAAGATAAAAAATCATTCTAGGGCGGAAGGAAAAAATTTGTGAACGAAAATTCCTTTCCTTTCACCCTTACAATCAAATCAATAAATTCGACACTTCGCTTCGCTACGTGTCTGAGCGACCAGTCGCCGCAGGAGCGAACGAACCGCGGTGGCCAAGAATCCTTCTCCTCGGATCACCTCATGTGACATCATTTTCTCCATCTTATGCCCAATATTCACTCCAAAATCACACCATCTTCACTCCCAATCCGTCGCGCCACCTTCCTCATCAGCGCACAAAAATTCCTGGCCCAAGCCATCCTTTTTTACTGGGGCATTTATTTCACGAACATCGGCCTTTCCGGCGCTCAGCAAGGCATTCTTTTCGCCATTTTCCCTATTGTGACCCTTCTCGTGGTCGTGCCCATCGGATTTCTCAATGACCGCATCCCCTCCAAATATTTAAGCGCCCTGGGCTTCATCCTCCTGGCCAGCGATTTTATCGGATTCGCGGTCTTCAACAATTTCCAAATTTTCATCTTGGTCTCAATCTTGGGAGGCATCGGGACCAACCTAATCACCTTGTCGGTCGACAGTTTTTTCTACAAAAACAGCAACCGCGAAAAAAGCAAAGAAATCGGGTCTTATGTTGGAACATTCCTTCTCGCCTCGGGATTGGGAACATTCACCGGGGGCACGATGTTGCAATTTCTCACTTTTCAAACATGGCTCTACACCCTCTCGGGCGTGACCCTTCTCATGGCATTATTTTGCCTAACGCTTCCCAAAAACATCATTTTCAAAGAAAAAATAAAAGCCTACAAAAACGACCTTTGGAATTTTCGAGTGGTGGCGTTCATCCTAGTCATCTTTTTATGGGCATTCCATTTTGGCGCGGAAAATACTTCATACGGCCTCTTTTTACGTGAAAATTTACACCTCTCCTATCAAGTCATGGGGCTATACACCGGACTCGCGATCATGACCATGTACGGATGGAGCCGGTACGCAAGCGTGCTCATTCATCACGGCATGTCTGTCACAAAAATATTAACCATCGGGCTGATCGCTGCAGCCATAGGCCAACTCATCATGACAATCCCCTCTCTTCCCATTTCCTTCCTGGGGCGACTCATTCATGAAGGAGGCGACGCATTTGGATTCGTTTTTTTGTATCATGGCGTTCGCAAACTCTTCCCGCAAGAACGAGTGGGAGGAAGCGCGGGAATAATGCGATTTTCAGACGCAAGCGGCGCTATGTTGGGAGCATTTCTTTTTGCTCCCTTGGGTTCAACCTATGGCAATTCTTATGTTTTTTGGGTCAGTTCGGGACTGATTGTACTTGCCCTGCCTTTTGTGTATTTTTTAAGAAAAGATTTAAAGCATTAAAATGAACCTTATTCTTACCGGCATGCGGTGTTCGGGAAAAACACGACTGGGTCGCGATATTGCGAAAAAATTAAATCGTCCTTTTTTTGATATCGATCAGGAAATCGAACACATGATGAACAAAAAAATTGATCAATTCGTGAAAGAAAAAGGATGGCCTGCGTTTCGTAATCTGGAAAAAAGAGTTACCCAACGTCTGGCAAAAGAAAAAAATGTTGTTATCTCCACCGGCGGAGGAACTTTCATGGATCCGCAAAACGCTAAAATTTTTAAAAAAAATGGAATCGTGATCTTTCTCAACGCATCCCTTCCCCTGCTCAAAAAACGCTTACAAAAAAGTTACGCCCGCCCCTCACTCACCGGCACACAATCGTCCCTCCAGGAATTGGATAAAATCTGGAAAGAACGAAAACCCGTTTATGAACGTGTAGCAGATCTTATCTACACCGTTAAAGAGAAAAACAACGTCGCACCACTTCTAAAAAAAATCAAAAAATCTCCTCAATTTATAAAAAATGAATGCAAAAAATGCGGCGCTTTGGAATGCCCGTGCCATACGCTCATCATCGGCTCCGGCATCGCCGGGCTCAACTTTGCGCTACACGCGGCACAATACGGAAAAGTCGTGGTTCTCACAAAAAAACTCGCCGCCGAAACCGGAACCAACAAAGCCCAAGGCGGAATCGCCGCAGTCCTGGACAAGGCCGAC
The genomic region above belongs to Candidatus Gracilibacteria bacterium and contains:
- a CDS encoding MFS transporter, with protein sequence MPNIHSKITPSSLPIRRATFLISAQKFLAQAILFYWGIYFTNIGLSGAQQGILFAIFPIVTLLVVVPIGFLNDRIPSKYLSALGFILLASDFIGFAVFNNFQIFILVSILGGIGTNLITLSVDSFFYKNSNREKSKEIGSYVGTFLLASGLGTFTGGTMLQFLTFQTWLYTLSGVTLLMALFCLTLPKNIIFKEKIKAYKNDLWNFRVVAFILVIFLWAFHFGAENTSYGLFLRENLHLSYQVMGLYTGLAIMTMYGWSRYASVLIHHGMSVTKILTIGLIAAAIGQLIMTIPSLPISFLGRLIHEGGDAFGFVFLYHGVRKLFPQERVGGSAGIMRFSDASGAMLGAFLFAPLGSTYGNSYVFWVSSGLIVLALPFVYFLRKDLKH